The proteins below come from a single Jaculus jaculus isolate mJacJac1 chromosome X, mJacJac1.mat.Y.cur, whole genome shotgun sequence genomic window:
- the Tex13d gene encoding testis-expressed protein 13D, which translates to MAVDCKDHASGFQYTEVVKFINNEILMNGGGPEFYESLCSRPWKEIEDRLHTVLVDPNLSRSQKRSCAWSALALSVRIIARQRVQHSRRVELLQDQVGERDTASKTLSSELQRLQEERDQAAVQLLSTQTALQKAMDEREILLGRLLQAERSARCDAFPQDTPEHRREQYKVVAGSVGQEEQVDVKFREQQNMPHLGVQMPVPATLPYALETPGPFMAKLSPILPSPRIKPVQHNTKTLVGYPYSAPVPCPVVACPVALCPRVMESRTPVATSSSTLMPHIPPAGTYSSRRLVAVGSQEAMGQGRCLLGDNINYSRDDPVKTQRPSPSGDTGNNSFKDQLTALGSRKSTRHLEKRDGLVRQKRSALKINTSHSVKKDSGFPQGMTARGSSTSCSIKKDLLMPHRMANQGDNIKYCHKKYAVISQGKTDLGNGTNQSQKDQIMSQGTDVLWDARSQSQKNDPIGAKESPLGKNKSSCLNKCPKVEQKAKPPQTSKTSETKQQKKCTSQAPSMIWVCPLCHTLNHSWQKSCYKCTHVCISTESQNIN; encoded by the coding sequence ATGGCAGTGGACTGTAAAGACCATGCCAGTGGTTTCCAATACACTGAAGTGGTTAAGTTCATTAACAATGAAATCCTTATGAATGGAGGCGGGCCCGAGTTCTATGAATCCTTGTGTTCAAGACCTTGGAAAGAAATAGAAGACCGGCTTCATACTGTGCTGGTTGATCCCAACTTATCACGCTCCCAGAAGAGGTCCTGTGCCTGGAGCGCATTAGCCCTGAGTGTGCGAATAATTGCCAGGCAGCGCGTACAGCATTCGCGTCGGGTTGAATTGCTTCAGGACCAGGTTGGGGAGCGTGATACAGCTTCCAAGACTCTCAGCTCTGAACTGCAGCGGTTACAAGAGGAGAGAGACCAAGCCGCTGTACAGCTACTCTCTACCCAGACTGCTCTACAAAAGGCTATGGATGAGCGGGAAATCCTTCTCGGAAGACTGCTCCAGGCAGAAAGATCTGCACGGTGTGATGCTTTTCCCCAGGATACACCTGAACACAGAAGAGAACAGTATAAGGTGGTGGCAGGGTCAGTGGGCCAAGAAGAGCAGGTAGATGTAAAGTTCAGGGAGCAGCAGAACATGCCACATTTAGGGGTCCAAATGCCAGTCCCAGCTACTTTGCCTTATGCTTTAGAAACTCCAGGTCCTTTTATGGCAAAATTGTCCCCCATTCTTCCTTCACCTAGAATAAAGCCAGTACAGCACAATACAAAAACGTTAGTGGGATATCCGTATTCAGCACCTGTACCATGCCCCGTGGTAGCCTGCCCTGTAGCACTATGCCCAAGAGTAATGGAATCAAGAACACCAGTAGCCACCTCAAGCTCCACACTTATGCCCCACATCCCTCCTGCAGGGACCTACTCATCCCGTAGGTTGGTTGCAGTGGGGTCACAGGAGGCAATGGGCCAGGGCAGATGTCTCCTAGGAGATAATATAAACTATAGTAGAGATGATCCAGTGAAAACCCAAAGACCATCTCCTTCAGGGGACACTGGCAACAACAGTTTCAAAGATCAGCTGACAGCTCTGGGATCAAGGAAGAGCACCAGACACCTTGAGAAGAGAGATGGACTGGTGCGCCAGAAACGAAGTGCTCTAAAGATCAACACTAGCCACAGTGTAAAGAAAGATTCAGGATTTCCCCAGGGGATGACTGCCAGAGGAAGCAGCACCTCCTGCAGTATAAAGAAAGATTTGCTAATGCCTCACAGGATGGCTAATCAGGGGGACAATATCAAGTACTGCCACAAGAAATATGCAGTGATCTCCCAGGGGAAGACTGACCTGGGAAATGGCACCAACCAGAGCCAGAAAGATCAGATCATGTCTCAGGGCACAGATGTCCTCTGGGATGCCAGAAGCCAAAGTCAAAAGAACGATCCAATAGGAGCCAAGGAAAGCCCCCTGGGTAAAAACAAGagctcttgtctgaataaatgtcCAAAGGTAGAGCAGAAggccaaaccaccacaaacatcaAAGACCTCAGAAACCAAGCAACAGAAGAAGTGTACTTCACAAGCCCCTTCAATGATCTGGGTCTGCCCATTATGCCATACTCTGAATCACTCATGGCAAAAGTCTTGCTACaaatgcacacacgtgtgtatttCAACTGAGAGTCAAAATATCAACTAA